In the Oncorhynchus tshawytscha isolate Ot180627B linkage group LG17, Otsh_v2.0, whole genome shotgun sequence genome, one interval contains:
- the LOC112217000 gene encoding N-acetylglucosamine-1-phosphotransferase subunits alpha/beta-like, which yields MVIINSVLKLLQRQTYTCLSHRYGLYLCFGGIVLMIISAFQFGEVVVEWSRDQYHVLFDSYRDNVAGKSFQTRLCQPMPIDVVYTWVNGTDTDLMKQLRGVREQLEEEQRTLRERLGKNASDPTELPKDSVKLECLLSHCIIAPMLALDPALPGNITLKELPSLSPSFSAAKLLLQVAKPLHPSTTVSVVVFHSQADADKAYTDAPREALKRSVSRCYLTTDKEAPGLVRMQSLAYLSGFPASFKETEQLRVKLPSVVTGKIKQFQLYTEASIALLHLNGPQDFTDLTQQAKKNLTLDGKELTISAAYLFWDLTAITQSKQDEDVSASRFEDNEELRYSLRSVERHAPWVRHIFIVTNGQIPSWLNLDNPRVTVVTHQDVFQNHTHLPTFSSPAIETHIHRIPGLSQKFIYLNDDVMFGKDVWPDDFFSHSKGQKVYLTWPVPNCAEGCPGSWIKDGYCDKACNNSACDWDGGDCLGAGGSRFGTAVGGVGNQPWQFAGGLGGIGGVSSCNQGCANSWLADKFCDQACNVLSCGFDVGDCGQDHFNQLYSVTLLKSRTLYTLPVGETRPYFSFAGVARRVTEAQVSDNPAVRHTSVANKWKTVHLLLHSGHNASLVHYNLTVQGDDDKEFSLTFSVAVDTRQLPQPNVSVSDPLHKDGSKEAKPTTATAEPEVPFEDVPLEKQGPRVLKRSPGENEVIVEVPALNVSLLPVVLQSELQRLHGKLLVGDITIKGYYLTKAILLGPYKALANRGPRLTPADQIKPQDKPFKDLVGHVVRREVDAPQLVEANPEEQHTPERNGAEKTKEPEGTEAPEEVPKSSIVGEKEKQKAQKTPATPIPVLVDGEFPKAAKAQDTPPTEKPPPSSKLLSTLVGSMSKARGSEDQSQQQQAGAEKGPEEGAEGARGVPLGRKLQHYISSDRGFLPWERRKYFQDLLEEEERLEGELAYQADSAAAGRRLQDTFADSLRYVNKLLNGQFGFTSRKVPAHMPHMIDRLIMQELQDIFPQAFDLTSSHRVRHPEDMQFSFSYFYFLMSALQPLNVSQVFDEIDTDHSGVLSDREIRTLATRIHELPLNLQDLTGLEQLLINCSKTLPTNLTQLHIVSPTQEAYYEASMPPVTKGLVVHCKAVTERIHKAFKDQNKYKFEIMGEEEIAFKMVRTNVSHVVGQLDDIRKNPRKFICLNDNIDHSHKDAGTVKAVLRDFYESMFPLTSQFELPREYRNRFLHMGELQEWRVYRDKLKFWTHCVLVTLVIFTVVSFFAEQLILLKRKLFPRRRVSNDVNPERV from the exons ATGGTGATAATCAATTCAGTACTGAAACTCTTGCAGAGACAGACCTACACCTGTCTGTCCCATCGCTATGGACTGTACCTCTGCTTTGGAGGGATAGTCCTCATGATCATCTCTGCCTTCCAGTTTGGAGAA gtggTGGTAGAGTGGAGTAGGGATCAGTACCATGTACTGTTTGACTCGTATAGAGACAATGTAGCTGGGAAATCATTCCAGACTCG GCTGTGCCAACCCATGCCCATAGATGTGGTGTACACCTGGGTGAATGGCACGGACACAGACCTGATGAAGCAGCTACGTGGTGTGAGAGAGCAGCTGGAGGAAGAGCAGAGAACACTGAG GGAACGGCTGGGGAAGAATGCAAGTGATCCGACTGAATTGCCAAAGGACAG CGTGAAGCTAGAATGTCTGCTGTCCCATTGTATCATAGCGCCCATGCTAGCCCTGGACCCGGCTCTGCCAGGCAACATCACTCTGAAGGAGCTGccgtcgctctctccctccttctccgccGCCAAGCTGCTGCTGCAGGTGGCCaagcccctccacccctccaccacgGTGTCTGTGGTCGTCTTTCACTCCCAGGCTGATG cGGACAAGGCCTACACAGACGCTCCCCGTGAGGCTCTGAAGCGCTCGGTCTCTAGATGTTACCTG ACCACAGATAAGGAAGCACCGGGTCTGGTCCGCATGCAGAGCCTGGCCTACCTCAGTGGCTTCCCAGCATCCTTCAAAGAGACCGAGCAGCTCAGAGTCAAACTGCCATCTGTTGTCACAGGCAAGATCAAGCAG TTCCAGCTGTATACGGAGGCCAGTATCGCCCTGCTCCATCTGAACGGCCCTCAGGACTTTACTGATCTGACCCAGCAGGCCAAAAAGAACCTGACCCTGGACGGGAAAGAGCTGACCATCAGCGCTGCTTATCTTTTCTGGGACCTGACTGCCATCACACAG TCCAAGCAGGACGAGGACGTCTCGGCCAGTCGATTCGAGGACAACGAGGAGCTGCGTTATTCGCTGCGCTCGGTGGAGAGACACGCCCCCTGGGTGCGGCACATCTTCATCGTGACCAATGGGCAGATCCCCTCCTGGCTGAACCTGGACAACCCCCGCGTCACCGTGGTAACACACCAG GATGTCTTCCAGAACCACACCCACCTGCCCACCTTCAGTTCCCCTGCCATTGAGACCCACATCCACCGAATCCCAGGCCTGTCTCAGAAGTTCATCTACCTCAACGACGACGTCATGTTCGGGAAGGACGTGTGGCCTGACGACTTCTTCAGTCACTCCAAAGGACAGAAG gtgtacCTCACGTGGCCGGTCCCTAACTGTGCTGAAGGTTGTCCAGGCTCCTGGATCAAAGATGGCTACTGTGACAAGGCCTGCAACAACTCCGCCTGTGACTGGGATGGTGGCGACTGCCTGG GAGCTGGGGGCAGCCGGTTTGGGACCGCTGTGGGCGGAGTGGGTAATCAGCCCTGGCAGTTTGCAGGAGGTCTAGGTGGCATCGGAGGCGTGTCCAGCTGTAACCAAGGCTGTGCCAACTCCTGGCTGGCAGACAAGTTCTGCGACCAGGCCTGCAACGTGCTCTCCTGTGGCTTCGACGTGGGCGACTGTGGACAAG atcaCTTTAACCAGCTCTACAGTGTCACCCTGCTGAAGAGCAGGACCCTGTACACCCTACCGGTGGGTGAGACCAGGCCGTACTTCAGCTTTGCAGGCGTGGCTCGCCGGGTGACCGAGGCCCAGGTCAGCGACAACCCGGCCGTGCGCCATACCTCGGTGGCCAACAAGTGGAAGACTGTCCACTTGCTCCTCCACTCGGGCCACAATGCCTCACTGGTCCACTACAACCTCACTGTCCAAGGGGATGACGACAAGGAGTTCTCCCTGACCTTCAGCGTGGCTGTGGACACCCGCCAGCTCCCCCAGCCCAACGTGTCTGTGTCCGACCCACTCCACAAAGATGGATCCAAAGAGGCCAAGCCCACCACCGCCACCGCAGAGCCTGAGGTCCCTTTTGAGGATGTCCCTCTGGAGAAACAAGGTCCCCGAGTCCTGAAGAGGTCACCTGGGGAAAATGAGGTGATCGTGGAGGTGCCTGCGCTGAACGTGTCCCTGCTACCGGTGGTCTTGCAGAGTGAGCTTCAGAGGCTGCATGGAAAGCTCCTGGTTGGTGACATCACTATAAAGGGTTATTACCTCACCAAGGCTATACTGCTGGGGCCGTACAAAGCTCTGGCCAATCGGGGTCCCAGGTTAACACCAGCTGACCAGATCAAACCCCAGGACAAGCCTTTTAAAGACCTAGTAGGACATGtggtgaggagagaggtagaCGCACCACAGCTAGTGGAGGCTAACCCAGAAGAACAACACACTCCAGAAAGAAACGGAGCAGAGAAGACCAAAGAGCCAGAGGGAACCGAGGCACCAGAGGAGGTGCCCAAGTCGAGCATCGTTggtgagaaagagaaacagaaagcacAAAAGACTCCAGCAACCCCTATCCCAGTTCTAGTGGATGGGGAGTTTCCGAAAGCCGCTAAAGCCCAGGACACCCCCCCCACAGAGAAACCTCCACCGTCCTCCAAGCTGCTGAGCACCCTGGTGGGCAGCATGTCCAAAGCCAGGGGATCAGAGGACCAATCACAGCAGCAGCAGGCAGGGGCCGAGAAGGGACCAGAGGAAGGAGCAGAGGGAGCCCGGGGGGTTCCTTTGGGCAGGAAGCTGCAGCACTACATCTCCTCAGATAGAGGCTTCCTGCCCTGGGAGAGACGGAAGTACTTCCAGGACCTGCTGGAG GAGGAGGAGCGTCTGGAGGGAGAGCTGGCGTACCAGGCAGACAGCGCCGCCGCTGGCCGGAGGCTGCAGGACACCTTCGCCGACTCCCTTCGCTACGTCAACAAGCTGCTCAACGGCCAGTTTGGCTTCACCTCCCGCAAGGTCCCCGCCCACATGCCCCACATGATCGACAGGCTCATCATGCAGGAGCTCCAGGACAT attCCCACAGGCGTTTGACCTGACGTCGTCTCACCGCGTGCGTCACCCGGAGGACATGCAGTTTTCATTCTCCTACTTCTACTTCCTGATGTCGGCCCTGCAGCCCCTCAATGTTTCGCAGGTGTTCGACGAGATCGACACGGACCACTCCGGCGTTCTGTCTGACCGCGAGATCCGAACGCTGGCCACTCGCATCCATGAGCTCCCCCTCAACCTACAG GATCTGACAGGTCTGGAGCAGCTGCTGATCAACTGTTCTAAGACTCTGCCCACCAACCTGACCCAGCTGCATATCGTTAGCCCTACACAGGAGGCATACTACGAAGCCAGCATG CCTCCCGTCACTAAAGGTCTGGTGGTCCACTGTAAAGCCGTCACAGAGCGTATCCACAAGGCCTTCAAAGACCAGAACAAGTACAA GTTTGAGATAATGGGCGAGGAGGAGATCGCCTTTAAGATGGTGCGGACCAACGTGTCCCATGTGGTGGGCCAGCTGGATGACATCAGAAAGAACCCCAG GAAGTTCATATGTCTAAACGACAACATTGACCACAGCCATAAGGACGCAGGGACTGTCAAGGCGGTGCTGAGGGACTTCTATGAGTCCATGTTCCCCCTGACCTCCCAGTTCGAGCTGCCCAGAGAATACCGCAACCGCTTCCTCCACATGGGAGAGCTCCAGGAATG GCGAGTATATCGGGACAAGCTGAAGTTCTGGACCCACTGTGTATTGGTGACCCTGGTGATCTTTACTGTCGTCTCCTTCTTTGCCGAGCAG CTGATTCTACTGAAGCGCAAGCTGTTTCCCAGACGCAGGGTCAGCAACGATGTCAACCCAGAGCGTGTGTGA